In Kaistella sp. 97-N-M2, the sequence ATTGGTGATCTCCGGCGATGTTCTGTTTGAAGGAAGCATCGGAAGAACCGATCTGTATAAAGGAAATTCCGAAGAATTGCTCAGCAGCATCAAAACAAAGTTATTTATTTTAGACGAAGACACAAAAGTCTACAACGGCCACGGAAATCCTACGACTATAGGTTTTGAGAAAAAACATAATCCTTTCTTTTAAGAGCCAAAGAAAAAGAAAAGAGCCAGCTTAAGAATGTGATTCAATCTTAAAGCTGGCTTTTTTTTATTTAGTCTGTCTTTTCTACGATTTCCACTTGATGCCGCAGCCCATGCTTGGTCGTTGGGATTCGTCCTGCGGTTCGCCGGCAAGTACATTTTCGAAAGCGATGATTAAATCCTCACCTGTAATTTCTTTCGTATTTCCGGGTCTGGAATCATCCATCTGGCCGCGGTAAATAAGATCCAGTTTCTCATCAAAAAGAAAGAAATCCGGTGTACAGGCCGCGTCGTAGGCTTTTGCGATCGCCTGACTTTCATCGAAGAGATACGGAAAATCGAATTTTCTTTCCACCTGAAATTCCGCCATTTTATCGGGCGCATCTGCGGGATATTTATCGGCGTCGTTCGCGTTAATGGCAATAAACTCGATGCCTTTTTCCTGATAATCTTCATAAAGTTCCGCCAGTTTATCGATGATGTGAAGCACGAACGGACAATGATTGCACATGAAAATGATAAGCGTGGCTTTTTCGCCTTTTAAATCGTGAAGCGATTCGAGTTCGTTGTTGTGCGAGGGATTCGGCAGCTCAAAAAAAGGAGCTTTGGTACCGAGGGCGAGCATATTGGAAGGTGTGTTTGCCATTGTATTTTTTTTAAATTAAAGTCTTCAGCAAAGATAAGGATTCTGCGACCGAATTTTCAAAATTTACCCAGTGGATATTTTCTTCCTTTCGGTACCACGTTAACTGGCGCTTTGCGAAACGCCGCGAATTTTTTTTGATCTCTTCTACCGCGAAATCCAAAGTCCATTCGCCCTCAAAATATTTAAAGAGTTCGGAATAGCCGACGGTTCTTAATGCCAGCTTATTTTTAAAAGGAAGGAGCGATTTTACTTCCTCCACCAATCCCTCCGCCAACATTTTATTGACGCGCTGGTTGATTCTTTCGTAGATGATTTCGCGGGGCGCTTCAATGCCGATTCTGATGACGTCGAAATCGCGCTTTTGGACGTGCCCGGCGATGTTTTCGGTGTAGGTTTTTCCGGTTTGCCAGATAATATCGAGCGCACGGAAAAGCCGGCGCGGATTATCCTGATCCACGGTTCCAAAATAATCCGGATCTAATTCCTGCAACATCTGTTGGAGCTTTTCAATCCCTTCGTCCCGTAACATCTGTTCTAATTTATTCTGATTGCGGGCGTCGGCTTCGGGTAAATCGTTGAGGCCTTCGAGAACGGCTTTTTCGTACATCATGCTGCCGCCGACTAAAACGCCGACGTCATGCTGGGTGAATAATTCTTCGATTTTTTGAATGGCTTCTTTTTCGAACTGGCCGATGGAATAATAATTTTCTACGGACAGATTGCCGATGAAATGATGCGGAACTTCAGCAAGTTCTTCTCTGGAGGGCGTTGCCGTGCCGATGGTCATTTCGCGGAAAAACTGACGGGAGTCGCAGGAGATAATTTCGGTCGCATAATGTTTTGCGATTTCGATGGCGAGTTTTGTTTTGCCGATTCCGGTGGTGCCGACGATGGAGATGAGTTTTTTCACGCGGCTAATTTCCTGATTTTTTTTGAATTGGACGGCGTGAGAAAGGGAACCTTGAAGAAAAATTCAAGGAATGGGAAATTTGCACATTAAGAAATTAAGAGGCATTAAATTTATCTCCGACGGCGGGTTATAGCACGGAGTGCACGAATGTTTCACGGAAGATACCTTCTTTTGCTATTGTGGTTGGGGGAATTGAGTGATTGGTATAAATTGAGTTGAAGGCAATAAGCATCGATTTGCAAGAAGACGCCGCGGAATTCTAGCCGTGATCGCAATGGAAATCCTTCTGCGGGTTTTTTTGGCGCGGCAAAGCCGCGCCAAAAAAACCCGCAAAATATTGTAATGTAGAGCGCGCACTACCAGCCGGAAAAAGACGGCACCCGATGCTCCAAAAAAAACCATTCAATTTCTTGAATGGCTGGATTTTAAAGTTTAACCGACAATCTCGGCCTCGATGGCATCTCTGTCCGGCCTTAAAGAGGCTTCCCAGGCGACAAATTTTTCTGCCTCGGAAATCAGCATCGGCATGGCGAAGGCGAGTAAAGCCAGATCGTCCAAAACGCCGATAACGGGAATCCAATCCGGGATAATGTCTAAAGGTGAGACTAAATAAATGAGAACAAGAGCAGGCAAAACCACGTTTTTGAACTCGGGTTTATAGCCGCCTTTCGACATGATGGAGCGCACCATGCGGACCATCACGGGTATCTTTCGGATGAATCCTTTGTGTTTGAATGCTTCTTTTGCTAATGCAATTTTTGATACTTTCATTTTTCGTGTATATGTTTAAAACACGCTGGAATTCGCAAATTCTGTACCACGATTTCGTAACTTTTTGTTAATTATTTCGTGAAGGTGTCGATAAATTGGTGTACGGATTTGCTGTTCCAGTCTTTGGAAGCATCTTCCTTTAACAGGATGCGGCCGTTTTTATC encodes:
- a CDS encoding thioredoxin family protein, which codes for MANTPSNMLALGTKAPFFELPNPSHNNELESLHDLKGEKATLIIFMCNHCPFVLHIIDKLAELYEDYQEKGIEFIAINANDADKYPADAPDKMAEFQVERKFDFPYLFDESQAIAKAYDAACTPDFFLFDEKLDLIYRGQMDDSRPGNTKEITGEDLIIAFENVLAGEPQDESQRPSMGCGIKWKS
- the miaA gene encoding tRNA (adenosine(37)-N6)-dimethylallyltransferase MiaA codes for the protein MKKLISIVGTTGIGKTKLAIEIAKHYATEIISCDSRQFFREMTIGTATPSREELAEVPHHFIGNLSVENYYSIGQFEKEAIQKIEELFTQHDVGVLVGGSMMYEKAVLEGLNDLPEADARNQNKLEQMLRDEGIEKLQQMLQELDPDYFGTVDQDNPRRLFRALDIIWQTGKTYTENIAGHVQKRDFDVIRIGIEAPREIIYERINQRVNKMLAEGLVEEVKSLLPFKNKLALRTVGYSELFKYFEGEWTLDFAVEEIKKNSRRFAKRQLTWYRKEENIHWVNFENSVAESLSLLKTLI
- a CDS encoding YkvA family protein translates to MKVSKIALAKEAFKHKGFIRKIPVMVRMVRSIMSKGGYKPEFKNVVLPALVLIYLVSPLDIIPDWIPVIGVLDDLALLAFAMPMLISEAEKFVAWEASLRPDRDAIEAEIVG